The Rosa chinensis cultivar Old Blush chromosome 7, RchiOBHm-V2, whole genome shotgun sequence DNA segment GTACACTTCACAGGCTAACAGAAGTTGATACCTTGCCAGATTTGTAATCAGGGAGTTTGACAGAAGCAATGATTCTTCTTGATGGAAGGTTGTCAAAAATGGTGAGGGATGTTGATACGTGCTCCACAAAGAGACCATTGTTAGATTCAACAATTACCGTATTCCTTTCATATCAACTGCAGCTTACTTCTTCATCCCAGTTGAGTTAAGAGCCTAAAATCAAATATGGTAACTATAAGAATAAAAGGTGGACTAGAACACAAAGTTCCCCGACTTCCACAAGTCAAAATTTATTGTTTTCATCTCAACTCCCTTTTTGCTAAAAACTTTCAAATACTAATTGAAAGTTCACATAAATACTTGAGCACATCTAGCATTTTATATGATAAGAAACTAaagcaagaaagaaacaaaacccaTGAACAATCTAGTAACCAAAAACTCAACAAGCATAGCAGATTTCCCTCTCTCTTCAGGAACCTGAAGATCACAAGCTGGAAAATAACAAAACTGAAGAAACAAACAGAAACGGGGAAAAAGTTCAACATAAAACAATGCTGGGGTACCAATGATTGCACAAAAGTCAAGAGCAGGGGGCTAGTTAAAATCAACAGCTGTGATGAAGATGCATGTTGATGAAATAGTGCAGCAATAGATTGAATTTATGTGGATTAGGCTCCACTTTACAAAGTTCCTCAACTTCCACAAGTGAAGATTGGGTCTCATATCTAATCCCTTTGTGTTCAAATTGAGCACTGTGTGGGACACTTGGCTAAAAATATTGAACCGCCAATTGAAAGTTCACACAACTACTTAGAAGAACATACATACACCTTTCGTATAACAACGAAATACAGAAACCCTGAATAATCTATTAAACATAAGTTCAAAACAGAACACATCCAAAATAAGCAAATGGGATTCATAGCACTAGTACCCATTGCTCTTAAAACAATTATACAGGGCTATAATTGCAGCAGCAACTATTTTGGAGGTCATTTCAACACATGGTCCATACACAGAAGGCCAGAACCCCAAGCCAAAAACCTCAACCTCAAGAAACCCACTTTTTGTAcgtgctaaaaaaaaaaatgcaagaaagaaaaaggaaagggaagaagaagaggtaccCAAAATGCAGAAAGCCAGAAACAAACCCAACAAGGGTAAACTACAAATATATGTATACATACTACCCTCTAATCCAACTTTGTTATAACGCTAGGTACTTCATTTCTCTTAAAGAGCCACACATTGCATCATTTGCAGCAACAAATTACTTTCAAAACCCTCTACTCAACACCAAGAACCCTCAAAACGCTCATACAAAAAACCCATTTTCTGTTCCATATTAAAAATGCTGCAAAATGAAaacagagaaaaacaaaaaggaacaaGACAAAGTGAAGAAACTCACCGAGAAACCATGCCCAAAATCAAACAGCAAACAGCAAAAATCCAGCACTTTTTCTCAGTAGAAGGCGGGGTTATCAATGTCCCAAGTCCGAAATAATGGGCCGGGTCAGATATAACTTGCCCAATAGGCCCACACCACTCAGCTATAAACCTCTTTGTTTGACACTTGGTTAGTACCTTACTTCTTAGGTGTGAGGATAATTTAGTCATTGAACACCTTCTTGTACAAGTGGCAATTTTTGGTTGGGTAGTAATTGCAAGATATGATGCATTTACTGGCAGAGGAGTAGAGCCTGATTACCTTTGCCTCCTACCTAAATAAGTTTCAGACTTTCAGTTCAGGcttcaagagagagagagagcaaaggtGGGAAATTtgaaggagaaagaaagaaaaggttgaaGCTTTAGCTTTGTAAAGacccaaagagagagagagagagtggtatTGAGCTTTTGCTTTTGAAAAGAGAGAAGCTTTTGTAGAGGAGGAATGGAGGGAAGCAGTAAGAGTGgcacggtggtggtggtggcggccaATGAGAGAAAGCCAAGTGGCGGAATCCGGATTGGGAATCCGTTTACTTTGAAAGTGGGTCAAGTATTTACTGGCTTTGGCATCGGCTGCGGTGTTGGTATCGGCGTTGGCCGCCCCATTAATTTAGGTACCTAACAACTCTCCTTTCTTcaactactctctctctctctctttctctctgttgtGTAGCTTTTTTCTCTGTGAGTTTTATAGTTTTGTATTGAAGATGGACTTTGGGAGGCTCTTCAAGCCCAAAAATGGTGAAACCCATCGCACACAAGCTTCTAAGAGACCATGTATTGCTTTCCGTTTTCTATCTGGCATTggctttctttgtttgttttttggttCCTGAGAATGTGTAGGAAAATGGGATTAAGCTGTTTTGAATTTTCGGTATGTTGGCTTGAGTAATGaaggaagatgattgattgtTTACGGATATCGAATTTTGGTTCTTTGCTGGTTTAGGTGCACTATGCATTGGTTTTGATGTAGAGAATTCGGTGGTTCTCAAGTTTGTGCATTGTGGTTCTAGTCAATGTGTGATCGTGGAGTGTGTGCAGTTTGAAACTATGTTCTAATTTGAGTTTCTTGTGCTTTTGACATTTTGTTCTGATAATGAAGTATTTGTTGTACCACGATATTGGTGGTGGACCTGTGTctttttaatttccaagaaatATATTATACCACTCTTGCTAATTGCTGACGTCTCATGTCTTGGAACATTGAACTGGGGTTGTGCAGTCATCCATGACAATCAATTCAATTTGTAGTCATGGGACCAATTTAAATCATGGTTTTATGGTTTTGTAAGCTGGAAATTAATAATCTCTCTTTGTGTAAGCAGAGTTATTAGTTTTACACTATCTGATAGGCGATAGTTTTGACAAGTTCCAAGACTAAAATATTCCACATGTGTTTCAGTGGTTATTTGGTGGGTTATCCACTagtcaccaaaagctactaatGTAGGATCATTCACCCTGACATAGACACATTGATAGCATGCATGATCCAAGATATTAACTCCTGTCTAAGTATGAATGAAATGCGAAAGGTGCATTGATTAACCTCGAGTTGAGGAGAGAAACTTAtagggagggagagggaggcCATTGACTTCTGGTGTGGATGCATGAACTCAGGATTAATATCTGCTGGAAAAATGAATGTTTTTCATGTTCAGTAGTGCAATATTAGTTCTATAAAACAGGTCTCTTTTAGCACATAGAATTTGGCTTGCATATTATAGGCTTGCTAGGCATCACAGTAACTATGCATGCACTAATTGACCTATAAGTTAAAAACTGAAAGAGTTGCAGCGATGCAGGGTATATACTATGTACACTTAAATTGCATTTGTCCTTTTGGCATCTCAATAATCCCATAAATTCAAGGAGGCATATCCATTTTCACGTTATGTTTAGAACTAAAAGTACATTTGGTCTTTGTCACTTATGATTGAAAACCTGACTTTTCTATTGTTTATAGAGGCTTTTATTTATCCTTGCTCTCTCATCCAGTCCAAATAATCTTttcaaattttatattttatattatgAGTATTAGACAGAGATCTTTTCCAATTCTTCTTTCACCAAATTACAATTACAGAGAAAGTAATAGCAGgagaaataaataattatatctATAAATTATCATTAATTTATGAAATGTTCTATTTAATTAAAGTGACTCTAGTTTCCCTTATGTAAAGATATCATTGACAAGTTTTTTCTTAATAGTTGTAGCAGACTAGGGGGTATTAGTTAACTCATACATTGCTTTGACTATATACCAGGTGCAGTACCAGTAGTCAATCAAGTCATGGGTGCTACAAGAGGCGCCACTGATGCTTTTTCTGGCGTTAGCAGACATGTAACTGACGCCGTAAGTCAAataactttttccttttcaatctTGGATTCTTGGGAGTACAGCCTTTAtatgagagaggaagagaaaatcaTTATACAAGACTTAAAGGATCCCCAAATGTCTTATCCTGCTTTCTCATTGTCCAGTTGAGGAAGGTGGGAGCAAAGAACATAGAAGCTGGCATTGGATGTGGTGTTGGTTTTGGACATGGTTTTGGAGTTGGTATGTCATCTTATTTGCTTCAAGGAGAATCAGTATTAAAATATATTCTCTTTCATTTTTTGACATAATTtcattaacatacttttacatGACCTCATTGAAACCTACTGTTATCCAAGCCATTTGATTCATACATTATTACATTGTACTACGATAGTTTAAATATTTTGAAatgctttgttttttgttttcatgtggaaaTGTTGACGTGCATAACATAACTTACAATCAAAATACCCTAGGATTTTAACTAAAGTACCACTTAATATTCGTGGCTTTTGGAGAGATGTCCTTTCTTTATTTAAGTTGTTGACATTGTTTTGGGTGTGAAAGAGGGACTGGATGCTTTCTTTTGGTCATAAGCACCGACTATGGTGCATGTAAAAAGCTTTAGCAGAATAAATTGTATGGTGTCTGGCATTTACAAAGCCATTCAGACTTTACCTCTGTTATTATGTACCCTTGATCTCCATAGTATTTTCAGTGTTCTTTCatttaatatttattattatttcctcAAGTTTTGATTTTCAAATTGGTGTTTAGTGAATTTGGATTACCAAAGTTAAAGTGAAAGCACATTTTTAGCACTACAATGACTATGACTCCAAAAAAATAGAGTAGTCGTCAGACTATTAAAGTTTATCACATATAGGATGGTCCTACCATTTACCTTCTATTCAATGAGTTGCATCAGTCAATCGCTTATGTAGATATAGCTTCAGTTATTTAAATAAAAGTTATCAGTACATCACTAATGACACAGACCCGCGAATGTTTGCGTTTAGGAATCTCACTAGGATGTGCAGTTGAGTTTAATATCTCAATAAGAACCATATTTCTGTTCTTTCGTTTTTCACTTATTCCAAGTTATTGTACATTGTTCCAAATTATACTAAATCAATTGCAATTATATCTTTTGACGTTGTATACTAAGTTAATACATTTTACTTTGTAATTCCCACATTGTAACAATATCCATTTTAGCTGAACTATGGAATTCCAATTGCAGGCCTTGCTCTGAAGCCAGGGATTTTGcaacaaattcaatttttagctgTAGTAAGTATTACTTTGTTTTGTCATTTGTTATTTCTGCTAGAGCTACTACTGTGCTTCTGACTCTACATTCTCCAGCAAACAatgacaaaaatgatgacaaaaTTTGGAATTGCTCCCAATTCACCAATCCTTCAAGGTGCCGTTCCAAGTTCATTGCAAAGTGGCATTGGCATTATGAATGATTCATCAAGCCAAAATTCAGTCGGAAATATCATGCAGATGGCAACAAAACCACCAGACTATGCAACTCAAGGCTTGCCTGGATATGGAAATAAGGGTACAGGTTCAACTTATGATAATTTTCCATCAACAAGCTCTCCAGTTGATACACCTTTTGGCAGTCGAACGGAGAAGGTTCTCAGCAGTTTTTTACAGAGTCCAGTTTTGAAGGGAGAGGAAAGTGAAGTGGTATGTAAAAGTTCCAACTTTAAGTCTGAAATTTTTGTGAGTTTTTTTGTCATTCTTTAAGTCTGTAGTGGGTGGGTCTGCCATTCTTATTTCTTTTATACTAATCATTATTCTTGGCTTTACCTATGTAGGCTGGACGCTTGAGCTCGGAGAATAAAATCCTTCAAATGGTAGTAACTATTATTGACTTGTGGTTTCCAATTGATTCCGTTctaatttaattattttgtattttCATTAATTGTTCCCAAGTGATTGAACTTAGAGACAACTTTGAAGGTGATGTTATTGCCTGGTACATACCTATTTGATATATCCAATGGAAAAGGTCCATTTTTGTGAGTTTCTTCATAGCTATCATGACATGTTAAGAAGTCATTTTTCTGACAAAAATCAGATCCCTTTGCTGTGGTTTCAATGTACTAGTAGCAGATTGATAGTTATAGTATTTATTGttgttccaattttttttttagagtattTGGCAATATTTGAACAAATTATCATGGGTTGTAGAATCCTATTTTCTTTAGCTCATAGAGCACCTGTTTCAACAATTCATTGTTtaattgaaattatgttgtatCAGGTATTGAAACACCAGCAAGTCATTGACGAGCTCACGGAGGAGAATGAGAAGCTTCGCCATATACTAGTGGAAGACCTGAAAGTACCACCTAGCAAGCTGCAAGCACATTATACAAGTAAAATCAAATATCCATGTTCAGATTGCTTTGAATGTCGAAGAAAACAAAGGAGAAGATAGGTGAATTATCAGGGTTCTGTGCCTTGTTCAAAAGATATTAACTTTGATACCCCTTCACTGGAGTTCAGACCTTGGTCAGCGTTCAAGGAGCATCATCTAGGTTCAAGGGTTACAAACCAATTAAAGAGATTATACAAGTAGAATCTCCATCACCTACAAACCAGTTGATGTGCAGTGGTTAGATTCCAAGGTGGAACTAGCCGTCTTCTCATTATCAAGCTCTGTGCTGAACATCTTACTTTACATTCTACACGTTTGTGAAGCAATCATTTCTTGGGCAAATTTGACTTGAGTTTTCATTTTCCCTTATCGGTAACACTTTGTTATATTTCTAGTTCCAAATTTAGCGGATCATGTAATTGTACCAAATTGTTGATTTAGCAGTATGCTCCTTTAGTGCAGTCCTCAATCATATGTAACACTGTAATGTAATTGACAAGTGCTATATTGGGTTTCTTTTCTGAATCAAAATTAGCTACTTATACTGTGAACTAGGAGTTGAAAAACCTTCATTATTTGTTCAACCGGAGGTGTCAATTTTTCAAATGCTATTTTTGATTATGGATAACAAGCTCTCCCTCTTTTTTATCAACTGAAATACACAAGAATACCAGGTGCAACAAAAGCTAAAAACTTGTTATGGGCTATTCTCTAACTTGTATACGATTAAAGTACGTTTATCAAGTTTTTGTGttggtttttattacttttataaTCAAAGACTGTCCGGGAAGAAAGAGGTAACGTTCGAATTATAGTACCAAGAGAATTACATATCGGTATGTAATATAACTCGGCTATGAAGTTGAGAGTTGTGAATGAGATTTTTGTTAACACGGCTATCACCTCACACAAAAGGTTGGTTTTTAATACTTTTATAATCAAAGACTGTTTTAACGTTCGAATTATAGTACTAAGAGAATTACATGTCGGTATGTAATATAACTCGGCTATGAAGTTGAGAGTTGTGAATGAGATTTTTGTTAACACGGCTATCACCTCACACAAAAGAAGGTGTGTGGCTTCCCGCAGAAGAGGTTGCAACAGATTTTCATGCAGAAGAGAATGAGAACATTGAGGACATTTACAAGAAAAGTGGGTATAAAGAGAGCTTATTTGATTTTCATAGGGCAAAGATACATCTCTCCGTAACCAAATTTTGTTATGTTGTTGTTTGATCACTTGATGAGATGTTGGAGGAAAGCAAAACAGAGATAGCGATGGAAGCTTTCAGGGTTGGAATTTGTCTAGATTTATATGGTTTAATGGACACCAAGTTCTTTCTCAACTTTGGCAGTTAAAGTTTTTTGTGGTGATTTTCAAACTATCTTAGTTACTTTTTCATTAAttgatttttaatattttgtgCGATGTGAAATTTTGGTTCAATGttccatttatttttctttttcactgaAATGagtgaaatataaattttaccaaaaacaaaagttagCCAAATTTCTAACCACCAAAAATCATATTTTTGATTTAACTGATCAGTAATATGCTTGTAAACGCTcattttttattcaatttcttatGAAATTTTGTCCCAAATTAAGAAAACTACATATCAACAAGTGAACATAGATCACAAATAAGCAAGCTAAGGAACCAGGGATTTATTGAACATTATATTATATTGTGCAAAGAGAATTCATAAGAACATATTGTGCCTGCACACTCGAGCAATTAGCAATAATTCGTAGGCATCTCAGATCGGCAGAGAAGACAGTAATGACTCGCTCTCAGCCATCTCTCTTTGCACTTGCTACAAAAACATGTGACCGAGACATCTTAGTCCGAAACTCCTCCTAGTTCTTAGCAAACACTACACCTCACATCCTCTTCAGCAGCGTTTCCATCAATGACTCACTCGCCGTTACTCATTCCGATGATGATTCCACTGCCATCATCGACTCCATCATAACCATTTCGGTCACACAACGGCCGGTTGCAACCGATCAAATTATGTTGTCATGAAATAGACACTTCTGAGACAAAGAAGTCTCACTCATCTATGGCCCCAAATGTCACTACCTTCTTGgatttcactctctctctttgtcaATGTTCCTGAAGAGTTCTCTCTCAAATATGTTTGCACTTGGCTGTGAATTAATCACTAAGAGACGAAAACCTCATCGTTGTTATGTTTACGGTTTTCCCTAAGTGTATATGCAATAATATGACTGAGGTTTTAGAGTTGGAAGTTGAATAGCTTTCAATCTTAATTTGGCTGTTTAAAGCAGAAGTTGCCAAAACTTTCCAACCAAAAAAGACCCGTAACTATACTGTCTCTTTTCTTATAGGTAAATTAAATTGCGTTGGGTATCTTTCATTTGATGTGAGTTCTTGCCCTACTGAGAACCCATGAAAGTTCTATCAGGCTCTGTCATTTTCCTCTTGATGCAATATAGATTCATTTCATTAATTCAGAGTTCCAAAGCAATCATAGAGTAAAGAGTTTGATCTATGTCAAACCAGGATATATACAAGTATACAACCCAAACCAAGTGCAATTAGGCTTGAATCCAATTTGATAGGAAAATAGTTCACTGGGTTTTctacatgcttagggtttctccATTAGGGAAATTATATAGTACATGCATGTATATGATACACTCATTTACATATTTGACAACAATTTTGTTGTAATTGTCGTAAATAGAGTTATTTTTTGGATAATTTTAGTTTTATTAGAGATAATTACTCCacctatgatatttttataagtTTATGAACAGATTGTTATCAATGTGGTGACTtggtttaattatatgtaaatgtgtaaaacaaatgtgataactttgttgtcaatgttgtaaattTAGTTCaactaaattgtaattttggttcaattagatataaatgagtgtatgataaacattCAAGTATCATAGACAACCCCTTCTCATTAATAATTCAGCTAGACTTGTGGCTAAATATTTCCTTTCTTCGATCGAGAACATCATATTTTGGTGTATGTCTTTATATATGGAAAGAGGCAAACACATAAAAAGCTTATGATGATTCTGAAATATTGGATCTTTGAATTGAATGGCATCCAATGCTTTTATCTGTACAAACTTtagctttttgtttgtgatggTGAAACGACGCCATTCATATTATTTGCTTTTACGTATACGAATCTAATCAGCAAAGTAGGGCACACATATATTCCTATTCCTTGTGATTTATATAACTGGGATAGTTTAACCCATCTTAGATTCTGTAGTAGTAAGGTAGTGAGAGTTAGTAGTAAGATTGTAGGAGGTTGACTTGTTCAGCTGTTTGTTAGGCGATCTGAAATTGAGTTGGAAGGACATGCAAGTAACCAATCCTCAACTCAACATGCTGATCAATTCAGATTCAGGATTCAGTTCAACTGATCGAAAGTAAGTTCAACGTTAGAAGATAAAACGGTTTCAAGTTCACTTGGTTGTGTGCAAGGATGAACAAGTTTTGAAGAATGAGGCCTAAATAATGAATGGTTGGGATAATGATGGGTCTACAATAGTTATTAACTAACTAGTAAATAATGTCATTACAAATAAcacggattcaaatttgctcaccacaaaTACTTTGGTGGTATGTCACTATTCAATataaaactgtcatgtgttataaaacataattatagttaatcataatattttattaaataaataaattttaagtattaaattaattaTACATGACGTGATAAGTTTTTAATTAAATaatgatatcaccacaaaataaaaatggtaaGTAACTTTGAATCCACACTGACATTTCTAATTAACCTGCTGATGTGCatgtttaattattattttgaaCTCAGACATACACTGTCCAAGTTGAACTCCTGGAATTAATATCAACCGGTACAAATGGTTATATTCCAACTTCTAGTCACCAACATGGTGCATGTGGCGTTTTAGCACTACATGTTATTTGTCACATCGTCCATTGGGATTATTCCATCAATTTGACACTTGCTCATTCCATGCGTCACTCATTCCCTGCTGTACGTCGTCACCAAACCATCCCTTCTTTCTCTCATAACTGCGAGCACATATAATTACATCTGTTGAAGAAAGATCTCCTATGATCCTATCTAATTCTAGAAGTTGGCCAGAAAGAATGGATAGCTCATGCGTAACATAAAGAATTAATATCAAGTTCCCAGCTTCAACTCCGCTTATGCTTAAGCGAATCTAGGGCAATTTGAGGAACCTTTTTAGGAAATTAGCACCCCCTTCATAGCTGGGGAGGGCTCACTCAGTCTCTCAGCTGGGCGATCAATTGTCATCCGTTTTAGAACTCATGGTAGTCGAAACATATGTACGCGTCTTGTAATTTCTTGTATTCAACAAAAAGAAACCACTATTTAACATTGGTAACTAATTTTTCCTCGATCCGCTACTTGTATACAACAACGGGTATATCCTTTTTTTACAACTTGTTGATCTAAGTGTAAAAACTAGGAAGCTAGAATTTACACTCTGGAAGAAATGGATTCATGATCAACCTCTCTGTCACCTATTATGCTCGTGGGGGCAACTAGTAGTAGGAGGCATGTGCACATCACTTTCGTATTCATATTGTTTTGTCACATATATGCGTATCAGCCCCACGTACCCCATCAACAGGTACCATTCGTTTGGACTTTGGAGGCCTTGTGCTTTCATTTCGATCATCCCCATTAGAGCTTTGTGGCCGGCCATTCCATTTCTATCTCCCTCCAATCCTTTAACCCGGCCTCCATAAACAGATAACAAACAAGTTCTAAGCAAAGCTGGAACACCAATGCAAGAATGTATGCTATCCCCAAACGCGCGCACTTCACCATATCCGATTTCTTCCACATATTATTCATTTATTCCTCTACTAGTTACCCAGCTACTGCTGCACCTAACTTTTTTCATTTCCTCTAACATCCGAGTCCTTCCCACCATGTACAAGTTCCACTAACAAAGATGTTCCATTGATATTCGCACTTATTCTGAGCCATCCATATCATTGCTCCATCCACCCATTTCAGCAACCCAACGACCTTTTTATTGGTTAAATCTTAAGGTTTTGAGATATAAAAATACATTGGAATTATTGGTGGGAAGTAAATTTAGAATTTTCAAAGCCAATTTATTATTATCACTTACTGAAATGAAGTTTAGGAATGTTATACTATGTAGGGTACGTATAAGTAGTAAGCGATCGAACAGTGAATTGAATCTGATCATGTAGGATCGATTAGTATTTAGGTGTTTGTGTATATGAGTTCGTTTAACCAAGCACGTAGAGAACTGTAATTAAATAACATACACTTCtaaacacaaaacaagaatGACGGCCGAGCTCTCTTATTCATCTATTGAAAATGCTACCAAATATTGAAGAGTACCTTATTAACATAAGTACATGCGTACGAACATGAAATTCCAATAACTCTCCTCTTAGAAATCACAATGGAGCTCCCAAAAATCATCAATCAGAACTAACCAAAGAAAAGGGGAAGAGTAAACtgacaaaaaaccaaaaaacaaaaatgtaaaGAGGATACACAAATATACTGGTAACAAGTTAAGTTTAATTAAGCAAGGAGTAGTAGTGTAATAGCTGATCCGGCCAGGAATGGTAGCAAGGCCGTGTTAACTCCATGAACAAATGCACCTGAGCCTGGAGGGGTTGTGGGAGATTCTCCTGGTCCGGCTGGTGCAGGCGGCGAGCTCATAGAAGACGGGACTGGGCTTGGCGTGCTAGGCATCGGAGGCGTTTCAGC contains these protein-coding regions:
- the LOC112180938 gene encoding uncharacterized protein LOC112180938 isoform X1, whose amino-acid sequence is MEGSSKSGTVVVVAANERKPSGGIRIGNPFTLKVGQVFTGFGIGCGVGIGVGRPINLGAVPVVNQVMGATRGATDAFSGVSRHVTDALRKVGAKNIEAGIGCGVGFGHGFGVGLALKPGILQQIQFLAVQTMTKMMTKFGIAPNSPILQGAVPSSLQSGIGIMNDSSSQNSVGNIMQMATKPPDYATQGLPGYGNKGTGSTYDNFPSTSSPVDTPFGSRTEKVLSSFLQSPVLKGEESEVAGRLSSENKILQMVLKHQQVIDELTEENEKLRHILVEDLKVPPSKLQAHYTSKIKYPCSDCFECRRKQRRR
- the LOC112180938 gene encoding uncharacterized protein LOC112180938 isoform X2, whose amino-acid sequence is MDFGRLFKPKNGETHRTQASKRPCAVPVVNQVMGATRGATDAFSGVSRHVTDALRKVGAKNIEAGIGCGVGFGHGFGVGLALKPGILQQIQFLAVQTMTKMMTKFGIAPNSPILQGAVPSSLQSGIGIMNDSSSQNSVGNIMQMATKPPDYATQGLPGYGNKGTGSTYDNFPSTSSPVDTPFGSRTEKVLSSFLQSPVLKGEESEVAGRLSSENKILQMVLKHQQVIDELTEENEKLRHILVEDLKVPPSKLQAHYTSKIKYPCSDCFECRRKQRRR